The proteins below are encoded in one region of Elusimicrobiota bacterium:
- the pyrR gene encoding Bifunctional protein PyrR has protein sequence MTTFPAQKIQEAVENLAQYIIDHFTLTDGDVALVGIQRRGVLLAERVARSLSVKKKLDIPVGAIDITLYRDDVTTSGIQTLVGETQLDFGVDNKRIILIDDVLFTGRTVRAALDEIMDFGRPKSVSLLVLIDRGHRELPIEPQYAAIKISTRPEESVDLRLKEIDEKEEIQIGEPSRK, from the coding sequence ATGACCACATTCCCAGCCCAAAAAATTCAAGAAGCGGTCGAAAACCTCGCCCAATATATCATTGATCATTTCACGCTCACTGACGGAGACGTGGCTCTGGTGGGAATTCAAAGAAGAGGGGTCCTTTTGGCGGAACGGGTGGCGAGAAGTCTTTCCGTCAAGAAGAAGCTTGACATCCCCGTGGGCGCGATCGATATCACACTTTACCGAGACGACGTCACCACCTCCGGCATTCAAACCCTGGTGGGAGAAACCCAACTCGATTTTGGGGTGGACAACAAACGGATTATTTTGATCGATGATGTTCTCTTTACGGGTCGCACCGTGAGAGCCGCGCTCGATGAAATCATGGATTTTGGACGCCCCAAATCCGTTTCACTGCTGGTTCTCATTGACCGCGGCCATCGGGAACTTCCCATTGAACCGCAATACGCCGCCATCAAAATTTCCACACGACCGGAAGAATCGGTTGATTTGAGATTAAAAGAGATTGACGAAAAAGAAGAGATTCAAATCGGAGAGCCCTCGCGCAAATGA
- the purD_2 gene encoding Phosphoribosylamine--glycine ligase, which yields MLNSVLVIGGGGREHAIARSLKSSPKVGEVYCLPGNAGMASFAQIVDIDWKDFERVIRFVEEKKIVLTVIGPEAPLVAGLSDALRIKGHMVVGASQNAAQLEGSKIFAKEFMTKFGIPTADYRTFDNAAQAKMFVESRQGRKYRVLKADGLAAGKGVIVAQSTEELSRAITEIMEQKRFGDAGKKILIEEALKGPEVSLMALTDGKTLLPFPSSQDHKRVFDGDHGPNTGGMGAYAPTPFYDETIRVLVDKDIIQNFLRGLSVEKMDFRGIIYFGLMLTKQGPKVLEFNVRFGDPEAEVILPLIKSDMFEVFQAVAQGKLENVRLERWDCFACTVVMASGGYPGQFQTGLPIQGLNDMPKDDHVTVYHCGTKKEGDQILTNGGRVLSVTGVGKTLDSAVVRAYQGVKRITFDRVHFRKDIAGKVLKNKSISRRIKNMRCRAQTPLAASTR from the coding sequence ATGCTAAATTCAGTTCTTGTTATCGGAGGGGGGGGACGGGAACACGCGATCGCGCGTTCTTTAAAATCCAGTCCGAAAGTAGGAGAAGTGTATTGCTTGCCAGGCAATGCGGGGATGGCCTCCTTTGCTCAAATTGTTGACATCGACTGGAAAGACTTCGAACGTGTCATTCGATTTGTAGAAGAGAAAAAAATCGTATTGACAGTCATTGGTCCCGAAGCGCCGCTCGTGGCGGGGCTTTCGGACGCTCTTCGCATCAAAGGTCATATGGTTGTGGGAGCCAGCCAAAATGCGGCCCAACTTGAAGGCAGTAAAATATTCGCGAAAGAGTTTATGACCAAATTTGGGATCCCCACCGCTGACTACCGGACTTTCGACAACGCCGCCCAAGCGAAAATGTTCGTTGAATCCCGGCAAGGCCGAAAATATCGGGTGCTCAAAGCCGATGGATTGGCGGCGGGGAAGGGTGTCATTGTGGCCCAATCAACAGAGGAACTCTCCAGAGCCATCACCGAAATCATGGAACAAAAAAGATTCGGGGATGCAGGCAAAAAAATTCTCATAGAAGAAGCGCTTAAAGGCCCCGAAGTGAGCCTGATGGCCCTAACTGACGGAAAAACCCTGCTCCCTTTTCCTTCTTCACAAGATCATAAACGTGTCTTCGATGGGGACCATGGCCCCAATACCGGCGGGATGGGCGCCTATGCCCCCACCCCGTTTTACGATGAAACCATCCGCGTTCTTGTGGACAAAGACATCATTCAGAATTTTCTTCGCGGGCTCTCTGTTGAAAAAATGGATTTTCGAGGAATCATTTATTTTGGTCTCATGCTCACCAAACAAGGTCCCAAGGTGCTTGAATTCAATGTTCGTTTTGGGGATCCGGAGGCTGAAGTTATTCTCCCCTTGATCAAGTCTGATATGTTCGAAGTTTTTCAAGCGGTGGCCCAAGGAAAGCTGGAAAATGTGCGGTTGGAACGGTGGGATTGTTTCGCCTGTACCGTGGTGATGGCCTCTGGCGGGTATCCGGGCCAATTTCAGACAGGACTTCCCATTCAGGGTCTCAATGACATGCCCAAGGATGACCATGTCACGGTCTATCATTGCGGCACCAAAAAAGAAGGGGATCAAATTCTCACCAATGGCGGACGCGTGCTCAGCGTGACGGGTGTGGGAAAAACGTTGGACAGCGCCGTCGTTCGAGCCTATCAAGGTGTCAAACGCATCACGTTCGACCGTGTCCACTTCCGAAAAGACATTGCGGGAAAAGTTCTCAAAAACAAATCTATTTCACGTCGCATCAAAAACATGCGGTGTCGGGCGCAAACGCCCTTGGCCGCTTCAACAAGATGA
- the purF gene encoding Amidophosphoribosyltransferase — MPNNSLINTLVAPPICLPDRKSANLDVMHEECGISAVYGNPEAARLVYLSLYALQHRGQEAAGIVTYNGSGMHTQLGMGLVADVFTKQSLDSLTGSHAIGHVRYSTAGDSSVRNCQPISVNTGNGKIAVAHNGNLTNAIELRKKLEEQGAIFQTNSDTEVILHLFAKSKEPGFVRPLLDALRKLRGAYCFVFITKKGILAARDPHGVRPLCLGRIGKTWTVASETSAFDLIGAKYVRDVQPGELIDITSKGLKSHLISKAKNKSMCVFEYVYFSRPDSKVFGKSVYEIRREMGRQLAREAPPPTDTDMVIPIPDSASVAAMGYAETSGIRYDMGLIRSHYIGRTFIEPRQSIRDFGAKIKYNAVAEALVGKKIILIDDSIVRGTTSRKLVRMLKRVGVKEVHMRISSPPIISPCFYGIDTPTTKELIASKLSIEKIRAYLGVNSLAYLSEEGMLNATKSDKKDFCTACFTGKYPIALEKGVQSNNTVPC, encoded by the coding sequence ATGCCAAACAATTCGTTAATTAATACGCTCGTCGCCCCGCCCATCTGTTTGCCGGATCGAAAATCCGCGAATTTGGATGTGATGCATGAAGAGTGCGGCATCTCGGCGGTGTACGGCAACCCAGAGGCCGCTCGTTTGGTGTATTTGTCTCTCTATGCTCTTCAACACCGCGGCCAAGAGGCGGCCGGCATTGTGACCTACAATGGATCGGGCATGCACACCCAATTGGGCATGGGCCTCGTGGCGGACGTGTTCACCAAGCAGTCGCTCGATTCCTTGACGGGAAGTCACGCCATCGGACACGTGCGTTATTCCACCGCGGGGGATTCCTCCGTCCGAAACTGTCAACCCATTTCCGTCAATACGGGCAATGGGAAAATTGCGGTGGCCCACAATGGGAATCTCACCAATGCCATTGAATTGCGAAAAAAGCTGGAAGAACAAGGCGCCATCTTTCAAACCAATTCGGATACCGAAGTCATCCTTCATCTTTTTGCGAAATCCAAAGAACCCGGTTTTGTTCGACCCCTTCTCGACGCGCTTAGAAAACTGCGGGGAGCCTATTGTTTTGTCTTTATCACCAAAAAAGGAATTTTGGCCGCGCGAGACCCCCATGGCGTTCGCCCGTTGTGCTTGGGCCGCATTGGAAAAACATGGACCGTGGCCTCTGAAACCAGCGCCTTTGACCTGATCGGAGCCAAATACGTTCGGGATGTCCAGCCCGGCGAATTGATTGACATCACATCCAAAGGGCTCAAATCGCACCTCATTTCAAAAGCCAAAAACAAATCCATGTGCGTGTTCGAATATGTTTATTTTTCAAGACCCGACAGCAAGGTTTTTGGGAAAAGCGTGTATGAAATCCGGCGCGAAATGGGCCGGCAATTGGCGCGGGAAGCCCCGCCGCCAACCGACACCGATATGGTGATCCCCATTCCCGATTCCGCCTCCGTCGCGGCCATGGGATACGCCGAGACCTCTGGCATCCGTTATGACATGGGTCTCATTCGGAGCCATTACATCGGCCGGACCTTTATCGAACCACGGCAATCGATCCGCGATTTTGGAGCCAAGATTAAGTACAATGCCGTCGCAGAAGCGCTCGTCGGAAAAAAGATTATTTTGATCGACGACTCGATTGTGCGAGGAACCACCAGCCGAAAACTGGTTCGAATGCTAAAACGGGTTGGCGTGAAGGAGGTCCATATGAGAATCAGCTCTCCTCCCATCATCAGTCCTTGTTTTTATGGGATCGACACGCCCACCACAAAAGAATTAATTGCCTCCAAACTTTCTATCGAAAAAATTCGAGCCTATTTGGGAGTGAACAGTCTGGCCTACTTAAGCGAAGAAGGGATGCTGAATGCCACCAAGTCCGACAAAAAGGATTTTTGTACCGCCTGTTTTACTGGGAAATATCCAATAGCGCTCGAAAAGGGCGTTCAATCGAACAACACGGTGCCATGCTAA
- the purQ gene encoding Phosphoribosylformylglycinamidine synthase subunit PurQ, protein MSTKPAASIKNKPKALIIRAAGTNCDRETVHALELTGAQCQVAHINQLLSGHLRIHPYHLIVFPGGFSYGDDISAGKVLANELRLKLRDQLTRFVESKKLIIGVCNGFQVLVKAGLLPGFEAVDAKQSVTLGLNDSARFQCEWTGLQLETSAATWLKGMPTKFELPIAHGEGKFLTLSPKIMATLKKNKQIVFRYSPVNPNGSQADIAGICNRAGNVLGLMPHPERFVSRYQHPNWTNRPTAGASEWGEGYWFWEKAVNYAKQFVN, encoded by the coding sequence GTGAGCACCAAACCGGCCGCCTCCATCAAAAACAAACCGAAAGCGCTGATCATACGCGCCGCCGGAACCAATTGTGATCGGGAAACTGTACACGCGCTCGAGTTGACCGGCGCGCAATGCCAAGTGGCTCACATCAACCAATTGTTGAGCGGACATTTGCGAATTCATCCCTATCACCTCATCGTTTTTCCAGGGGGATTTTCTTATGGGGACGACATATCGGCTGGCAAAGTGCTGGCCAACGAACTCCGTTTAAAACTGCGAGATCAACTGACCCGGTTTGTTGAATCAAAAAAATTAATCATCGGCGTCTGCAACGGATTTCAAGTTTTGGTTAAAGCAGGGCTTCTTCCGGGGTTCGAAGCGGTCGACGCCAAACAATCGGTGACCTTGGGCCTCAACGATTCCGCCCGCTTTCAGTGTGAATGGACCGGCCTTCAACTTGAAACATCCGCCGCCACTTGGCTCAAAGGAATGCCAACCAAATTTGAATTGCCCATCGCCCATGGAGAAGGGAAGTTTCTGACCCTTTCCCCGAAAATTATGGCGACACTCAAGAAAAACAAACAGATCGTCTTTCGCTATTCGCCCGTCAATCCCAATGGATCGCAGGCCGATATCGCGGGAATCTGTAACCGAGCCGGAAATGTGCTGGGACTCATGCCGCATCCGGAAAGATTTGTCTCTCGTTATCAGCATCCCAACTGGACCAACCGCCCCACCGCCGGAGCCTCTGAATGGGGAGAAGGATATTGGTTTTGGGAAAAGGCCGTGAACTATGCCAAACAATTCGTTAATTAA
- the purL gene encoding Phosphoribosylformylglycinamidine synthase subunit PurL: MNSSMTSSSEKTRAAQIINLSNAEDSELERISREGLLSLTLQEMKTIQAHFSSLRREPTDIELETIAQTWSEHCYHKTFRARCHYREEVLDGETPLGDKLYENLLKETIMRATRELNNPWCLSVFEDNAGVIGFDEEDALCFKVETHNHPSALEPYGGAGTGLGGVIRDILGCGLGGTPVMNTDVFCFGPLDTAQNTLREGMLHPKRIAKGVVSGVRDYGNRMGIPTSNGAVYFDSGYIGNPLVFCGTVGLIPNDAIKKTVQPGDLVVTVGGRTGRDGIHGATFSSAPLEKGITSSVVQIGHAIQEKKTMDVLLQARNKRLYRSITDCGAGGFSSAIGELGKNTGVKVQLEKAPLKYPGLAPWEIWLSESQERMVLAVPPEHWQSLSTLFRQEDVEAVVIGEFTSDKKLTICYEDETVGELQMDFLHDGCPKLELEAVWNSNKHRENYREGGLSVQPSLNREDLPATLKSLLAHPVIASKESVIRQYDHEVQGGSVLKPLMGVDHDAPMDAAVFRPKLSLWKGVVVSNGLNPEIGKWDPYLMAKMAVDEAYRNMIAVGGHLTNTAILDNFCWGDAKNSFDLGGLVRAAEGAKEAALAYQLPFISGKDSFHNTWRSADGQLHSIPPTLLISAIGVLEDVRGCVSSGLKGANNLIYLLGETRGELKGSLVAQICNQQEGKLPTINFAEARILYKKIQNAMKHKLILSCHDLSEGGLAVAAAEMAFGGNVGMEIRFPPKGWNASTVLFSETPSRFLVEVAVENKLAFEQTMGALFVDLIGKTTKKASLSIIENEKTLLDEPIKKLKEIWKNSLKGL, from the coding sequence ATGAACTCGTCCATGACATCATCATCCGAAAAAACTAGAGCCGCCCAAATCATCAACTTAAGCAATGCTGAAGACAGCGAGCTCGAGCGCATCAGCCGAGAGGGTCTGTTGTCTTTGACCCTTCAGGAAATGAAAACCATCCAAGCTCACTTCTCCTCTCTTAGGCGAGAACCCACTGATATCGAACTTGAAACAATCGCCCAAACATGGAGTGAGCATTGTTATCACAAAACATTCCGTGCGCGTTGCCACTACCGCGAAGAGGTTTTGGACGGTGAAACACCCCTGGGGGATAAGCTGTACGAAAATTTGCTCAAAGAAACCATCATGCGGGCCACGCGCGAACTCAACAATCCTTGGTGTTTGTCGGTGTTTGAAGACAATGCGGGCGTCATTGGTTTTGATGAGGAAGACGCGCTCTGCTTTAAAGTTGAAACACACAACCATCCCTCCGCGCTCGAACCTTATGGAGGAGCGGGAACAGGTCTCGGCGGTGTTATTCGGGATATTTTGGGATGCGGCTTGGGTGGAACACCTGTCATGAATACGGACGTCTTTTGTTTTGGCCCGCTCGACACCGCTCAAAACACTTTGCGTGAAGGCATGCTGCACCCCAAACGGATTGCCAAAGGGGTCGTGAGCGGCGTTCGTGATTACGGAAACCGCATGGGCATCCCCACCTCCAATGGAGCGGTGTACTTTGACTCCGGCTATATCGGAAACCCTCTTGTTTTCTGCGGAACAGTTGGACTCATTCCCAACGATGCCATCAAAAAGACTGTTCAACCCGGAGACTTGGTCGTCACCGTGGGGGGACGCACCGGACGCGATGGGATTCACGGCGCCACCTTCTCTTCAGCCCCGCTTGAAAAAGGGATCACCTCAAGCGTGGTTCAAATCGGTCACGCCATTCAGGAAAAGAAGACCATGGACGTGCTGCTTCAAGCTCGGAACAAACGGCTTTACCGATCGATCACCGATTGCGGCGCGGGTGGTTTTTCATCCGCGATTGGAGAGTTGGGAAAAAACACCGGCGTTAAGGTCCAATTGGAGAAAGCGCCCTTGAAATACCCCGGCTTGGCTCCGTGGGAAATTTGGCTTTCTGAATCTCAAGAAAGAATGGTGCTCGCCGTTCCGCCGGAACATTGGCAATCGCTTTCAACTCTGTTCCGCCAAGAGGATGTGGAGGCAGTCGTGATCGGAGAATTCACCTCTGATAAGAAATTAACCATTTGTTATGAAGATGAAACCGTGGGCGAACTTCAAATGGACTTTCTTCACGACGGTTGTCCCAAATTGGAACTGGAGGCCGTGTGGAACAGCAACAAACACCGAGAAAACTATCGCGAGGGAGGGCTGTCCGTCCAACCCTCCTTAAATCGGGAAGATTTACCGGCCACCCTGAAATCTCTTTTGGCGCACCCCGTGATCGCGAGCAAAGAATCGGTAATTCGACAATATGACCATGAAGTTCAAGGGGGAAGCGTTCTCAAACCCCTCATGGGTGTGGACCATGACGCGCCCATGGACGCCGCCGTGTTTCGTCCGAAACTCTCTTTGTGGAAAGGCGTGGTGGTATCAAATGGACTGAACCCTGAAATCGGAAAATGGGATCCCTATCTCATGGCCAAAATGGCCGTGGACGAAGCCTATCGGAACATGATCGCGGTGGGGGGACACTTAACCAACACCGCCATTTTGGACAATTTCTGCTGGGGGGACGCGAAGAACTCTTTTGATTTGGGCGGCTTGGTCCGCGCGGCGGAAGGCGCCAAAGAAGCGGCGTTGGCCTATCAACTTCCCTTTATTTCGGGAAAAGACAGTTTTCATAACACTTGGCGTTCGGCCGACGGACAGCTTCATTCCATCCCACCCACTTTGCTCATCTCCGCCATCGGTGTATTGGAGGATGTCCGCGGCTGCGTCTCGTCGGGTCTTAAAGGGGCCAATAATTTAATTTATCTTCTTGGTGAAACCCGCGGGGAACTCAAGGGATCTCTCGTGGCTCAAATCTGTAATCAACAAGAAGGCAAACTGCCCACCATTAATTTTGCCGAGGCCAGGATCCTCTATAAAAAAATTCAAAATGCCATGAAACACAAATTGATCCTCTCTTGCCACGATTTATCAGAGGGAGGGCTGGCGGTCGCCGCCGCGGAAATGGCGTTTGGCGGAAACGTGGGAATGGAAATCCGCTTTCCTCCGAAGGGATGGAATGCCTCCACGGTTCTTTTCTCCGAAACTCCATCGCGTTTTCTCGTTGAGGTGGCGGTCGAAAACAAACTCGCTTTTGAACAAACCATGGGGGCCCTGTTTGTGGATCTGATTGGAAAAACAACCAAAAAGGCTTCCTTGTCTATTATTGAAAATGAAAAAACTCTTTTGGATGAACCCATTAAAAAACTCAAAGAGATTTGGAAAAATTCTTTAAAGGGATTGTAA
- the purS gene encoding Phosphoribosylformylglycinamidine synthase subunit PurS codes for MDQYVTVLMKQSINAPHSFVIEIHPKKAEWDPLAKQIRSELIERGEKPANAVVQTQRLFRIEGNFSQADLDNIAHTVLVDPVVENVIIEKAEGKPSKKTGGFVLDVWPKPGVTDPVGETIEKGLFDLGFKGFHQAASAVRYVFPKIKQIAIIENLAKQVLANELVHDIIIRKN; via the coding sequence ATGGATCAATACGTTACCGTACTTATGAAACAGAGTATCAACGCCCCTCATTCTTTCGTGATTGAAATCCACCCCAAAAAGGCCGAGTGGGACCCTTTGGCCAAACAAATCCGGTCTGAACTCATTGAACGCGGGGAGAAACCGGCCAATGCGGTGGTTCAAACCCAACGCTTATTTCGGATAGAAGGTAACTTTTCTCAAGCGGACCTTGATAACATCGCCCACACCGTGTTGGTGGACCCGGTGGTCGAAAATGTGATCATCGAAAAAGCAGAGGGCAAACCGTCTAAAAAAACCGGAGGTTTTGTGCTCGACGTTTGGCCCAAGCCAGGCGTCACCGATCCTGTCGGAGAAACCATCGAAAAGGGATTGTTCGATCTGGGGTTTAAAGGTTTCCACCAGGCCGCTTCTGCGGTTCGATACGTTTTTCCAAAAATTAAACAAATCGCCATCATTGAAAATCTGGCCAAACAGGTGTTGGCCAATGAACTCGTCCATGACATCATCATCCGAAAAAACTAG
- the purC gene encoding Phosphoribosylaminoimidazole-succinocarboxamide synthase, whose protein sequence is MNKEINLPLFRRGKVRDVYDLGSQLLLVASDRISAFDYVLPTLVPDKGKILNEISVFWFKKLEGVIANHLITADVRQYPAPVQTFKTQIEQRSMLVQKTDKIEVECIVRGYLAGSGWKDYQKTGQICGITLPGGLVESEKLPEPIFTPTTKAEGGAHDENMTFEEMTTQIGKPLAHTLKNKSLELYEAGRAWAESRGIILADTKFEFGMVGGQPILIDEVMTPDSSRFWDMKTYAKGRSQDSFDKQFVRDYLEGIHWNKQPPVPSLPPEIVEKTRQKYLDAFERITGQAFEIH, encoded by the coding sequence ATGAATAAAGAGATCAACCTGCCTCTTTTCCGACGGGGAAAAGTGCGAGACGTTTACGACCTGGGTTCTCAGCTTTTGTTGGTGGCCTCGGATCGGATTTCCGCATTTGACTACGTGCTTCCCACTTTGGTTCCCGACAAAGGAAAAATTCTCAACGAAATATCCGTTTTTTGGTTTAAAAAACTGGAAGGCGTGATCGCGAATCATTTGATCACCGCCGACGTCCGCCAATATCCCGCGCCAGTCCAAACGTTTAAAACCCAAATCGAGCAACGATCCATGTTGGTTCAAAAAACCGACAAAATAGAAGTGGAATGCATCGTGCGAGGTTATCTGGCGGGATCGGGTTGGAAGGATTATCAGAAAACAGGCCAGATTTGTGGCATCACGCTTCCCGGAGGATTGGTTGAATCCGAAAAACTCCCCGAGCCCATTTTTACGCCCACCACCAAAGCGGAGGGGGGCGCCCATGATGAAAACATGACCTTTGAAGAAATGACGACACAAATCGGGAAACCTTTGGCCCATACCTTGAAAAACAAAAGTTTGGAACTCTATGAAGCGGGTCGTGCTTGGGCAGAATCCCGCGGAATAATTTTGGCCGACACCAAGTTTGAGTTTGGCATGGTGGGCGGGCAACCCATTCTCATCGATGAAGTCATGACGCCGGACTCCTCCCGTTTTTGGGACATGAAAACCTACGCCAAAGGCCGCTCTCAAGATTCGTTTGATAAACAATTTGTACGCGATTACCTCGAGGGAATTCACTGGAACAAACAGCCGCCGGTGCCCTCACTTCCGCCTGAGATTGTGGAAAAAACCCGTCAAAAATATTTAGATGCCTTTGAACGCATCACAGGACAAGCCTTTGAAATCCACTAA
- the guaA gene encoding GMP synthase [glutamine-hydrolyzing] produces the protein MIVILDFGSQYTQLIARKVRESNVYCEIHPFGTPWSTIEKLKPTGLILSGGPSSVYEKGAPKPDKKIWDCGLPILGICYGLQVLVEHFGGKVQAAAKREYGPATLRLEVSDSIFKNLPKHLPVWMSHGDAVVKMPEGFDTLAVSDNAPHAAIKHHSKKIMGVQFHPEVHHTPQGVDILKNFTHGLCADPAAWSMKSFVEEAIREIQTQVGEEKVILGLSGGVDSAVAAALLHRAIGHQLTAIFVDNGVLRSGEKERIRRIFDGSLGHNLRVIDAAASFLKKLKKITEPERKRKIIGAEFIRVFDAEANKIKNVKFLAQGTLYPDVIESVSVKGPSATIKTHHNVGGLPKKMKLKLVEPLRYLFKDEVRALGRELGLPSELLNRHPFPGPGLAIRILGEVTKERVRLLQEADLIVETEIRAAGLYDQLWQAFAVLLPVKSVGVMGDQRTYENTVAVRAVTSQDAMTADWADLPRPVLSRISNRIINEVKGINRVVLDISSKPPATIEWE, from the coding sequence ATGATTGTCATTCTCGACTTCGGTTCTCAATACACCCAACTCATTGCCCGCAAGGTACGCGAGTCAAACGTCTACTGCGAAATTCATCCGTTCGGAACGCCCTGGTCTACAATCGAGAAATTGAAACCCACCGGCCTGATCCTCTCCGGCGGGCCCTCCAGTGTTTACGAAAAAGGCGCGCCTAAACCCGACAAAAAGATTTGGGATTGCGGATTGCCCATTTTGGGTATTTGCTACGGTCTCCAAGTGTTGGTTGAGCATTTTGGGGGAAAAGTTCAAGCCGCCGCGAAACGAGAATATGGGCCGGCCACTCTTCGGCTGGAGGTGTCCGATTCGATTTTCAAAAATCTCCCCAAACACCTGCCCGTGTGGATGAGCCACGGAGACGCCGTGGTTAAAATGCCCGAGGGCTTCGACACCTTGGCCGTGAGCGACAATGCCCCTCACGCCGCCATCAAACACCATTCAAAAAAAATCATGGGAGTCCAATTCCATCCGGAAGTTCATCACACCCCTCAAGGGGTGGACATTCTCAAGAACTTTACCCATGGTCTTTGCGCTGACCCAGCCGCCTGGAGCATGAAGTCTTTCGTGGAAGAAGCCATTCGAGAAATTCAAACCCAAGTGGGTGAAGAGAAAGTGATTCTGGGTCTTTCGGGCGGGGTGGATTCTGCGGTGGCCGCCGCGCTTCTTCACCGGGCCATTGGGCATCAACTCACCGCCATATTTGTGGACAACGGGGTTCTTCGTTCGGGAGAAAAGGAACGCATCCGGCGAATTTTTGATGGATCGTTGGGCCACAACCTTCGCGTCATTGACGCGGCAGCGAGTTTCTTAAAAAAACTTAAGAAAATTACCGAACCCGAAAGGAAACGAAAAATTATTGGCGCTGAATTTATCCGAGTGTTTGACGCCGAAGCCAACAAAATAAAAAACGTAAAATTTTTGGCGCAAGGCACCCTTTATCCAGACGTCATAGAAAGCGTTTCGGTCAAAGGCCCTTCCGCCACCATCAAAACCCATCACAATGTGGGCGGGCTTCCCAAAAAAATGAAACTCAAACTGGTTGAACCGTTGAGGTATTTATTTAAAGACGAAGTCCGCGCTTTGGGTCGAGAGTTGGGGCTCCCATCGGAACTTCTCAATCGCCATCCCTTTCCTGGGCCCGGCCTCGCCATTCGCATTCTGGGAGAGGTCACCAAAGAACGGGTCCGCCTCTTGCAAGAGGCGGACTTGATCGTTGAAACTGAAATTCGCGCCGCAGGCTTGTACGATCAACTCTGGCAAGCCTTTGCTGTTCTTTTGCCCGTTAAATCGGTGGGGGTGATGGGAGATCAACGAACCTACGAAAACACGGTGGCCGTGCGAGCCGTCACCTCGCAAGACGCCATGACCGCTGACTGGGCCGACCTCCCACGCCCTGTTCTTTCACGCATTTCAAACCGGATCATCAATGAGGTAAAAGGAATCAACAGGGTGGTGCTCGACATATCCTCAAAACCACCAGCCACCATCGAATGGGAATAA
- a CDS encoding putative oxidoreductase (putative oxidoreductase/MSMEI_1564): MAFFIGREREARRAYGFDEIALVPGALTINPAEVDISSKIGTNKLPLPFIASAMDGVVDVKFAIAMGKLGGLAVLNLDGVQTRYEDPTEILNEIQRADPETATELVQKMYKEPIKEKLIGKRVEQMKKGGIHPAVSCIPQNAEKFGPIAQEAGATFFFVQATVITVRHQATNYKTVDLHKLCKKTLKIAVVLGNSVQYDATLELMDTGAAAILVGVGPGSACTSRGVLGIGVPQVTATVDCAAARENYFKQTGRYVPIITDGGMSTGGDICKSFACGADAVMVGSAFARAKEAPGGGFHWGMATPHVNLPRGTRIRVGTTGSLEEIMNGPARTDDGTQNLVGALRTSMGAVGAANIRQFQMTEIVLAPEIKNEGKLFQKAQKIGMGK; encoded by the coding sequence ATGGCATTTTTTATTGGACGTGAACGTGAAGCCCGACGGGCGTATGGGTTCGACGAAATTGCGCTGGTTCCCGGCGCTTTAACCATCAACCCAGCCGAGGTGGATATTTCCTCGAAAATTGGGACCAACAAGTTACCCCTTCCCTTCATCGCGAGCGCCATGGACGGCGTGGTCGATGTGAAATTTGCCATCGCCATGGGAAAATTAGGCGGGTTGGCGGTCTTGAACTTGGACGGGGTTCAAACGCGCTATGAAGATCCGACAGAAATATTAAATGAAATCCAACGCGCGGACCCGGAAACAGCCACGGAGCTTGTGCAGAAAATGTACAAAGAACCCATCAAAGAAAAATTGATCGGGAAACGCGTGGAACAGATGAAGAAAGGGGGAATTCATCCCGCTGTTTCTTGTATCCCTCAAAACGCGGAGAAATTTGGTCCGATCGCTCAGGAAGCAGGGGCCACTTTTTTCTTTGTTCAAGCCACGGTCATTACGGTTCGCCATCAAGCCACCAACTACAAAACTGTTGATCTTCATAAGCTCTGTAAAAAAACCCTCAAGATCGCCGTGGTCCTAGGAAACTCCGTTCAGTACGACGCCACATTGGAACTCATGGACACCGGCGCCGCCGCCATTCTGGTGGGCGTGGGACCAGGTTCCGCCTGTACATCTCGAGGGGTGCTGGGCATCGGTGTGCCACAAGTCACCGCCACCGTCGATTGCGCAGCCGCCAGAGAAAATTACTTCAAACAAACCGGCCGCTATGTGCCCATTATTACCGATGGAGGCATGAGCACCGGAGGAGACATCTGCAAATCCTTCGCCTGCGGCGCCGATGCCGTTATGGTGGGTTCCGCCTTTGCCCGCGCCAAAGAGGCGCCCGGAGGAGGTTTCCATTGGGGCATGGCCACTCCTCACGTGAATCTTCCTCGGGGCACACGCATTCGAGTGGGAACCACGGGTTCTCTTGAAGAAATAATGAATGGACCCGCCCGCACCGATGACGGCACCCAAAATCTCGTGGGCGCGCTTCGCACAAGCATGGGCGCCGTTGGAGCCGCCAACATTCGGCAATTCCAAATGACCGAAATCGTGTTGGCCCCCGAAATAAAAAACGAGGGGAAACTTTTCCAAAAAGCTCAAAAAATCGGAATGGGGAAATAA